The following coding sequences lie in one Treponema sp. OMZ 790 genomic window:
- the gcvPA gene encoding aminomethyl-transferring glycine dehydrogenase subunit GcvPA — MSNYIPHSAEETKEMLDLIGVKSIDDLYGFDCKDCKTVDVGEGKTQAQVEKFFQNLSSENTVFKSILRGAGAYNHYAPAAVRHMASREEFLTAYTPYQPEMNQGELQAGFEYQSMICELTGMDVSNASVYDGGTAVADAIVMSLGRKQNKVLISECVEPSSIEIAKTYLRHSGVEFVMIPRDGYKTDVSKIKGLLDETVGAVIMQQPNRFGTIEDCEAVGKMVEGTKTQFVMSCNPISLAILKTPKECGASIALGEGQALGLPLGAGGPYLGFLSTIEDNMRKIPGRIIGQSTDHDGRRAFVLTLQAREQHIRREKASSSICSNQALCALRASMFMSAYGKEGLKTVANVSLSNAHYFADELKKIGLTVKNNGEFFHEFVTDGKGKADAILSNLEKNGVLGGLKICDDAILWCTTDVLCKCELDKAVKIIKEVL, encoded by the coding sequence ATGTCTAACTATATTCCTCACTCCGCTGAGGAAACAAAAGAGATGCTTGATCTCATCGGCGTAAAATCGATTGACGATTTATACGGCTTTGACTGCAAAGACTGTAAAACAGTTGATGTAGGCGAGGGAAAGACTCAAGCACAAGTCGAAAAGTTCTTTCAAAATTTAAGCAGTGAAAACACTGTTTTTAAATCCATATTACGGGGTGCCGGAGCTTATAACCACTATGCTCCCGCAGCTGTAAGGCACATGGCTTCCAGAGAGGAATTCTTAACAGCCTACACACCCTATCAGCCCGAAATGAATCAGGGCGAACTTCAAGCAGGTTTTGAATATCAGTCTATGATCTGCGAACTTACCGGAATGGATGTTTCCAATGCCAGCGTTTATGACGGAGGCACGGCTGTAGCCGATGCCATAGTTATGTCCCTTGGCCGAAAACAAAACAAGGTTTTAATTTCGGAATGTGTTGAACCCAGCTCAATCGAAATTGCTAAAACCTATCTAAGGCACAGCGGCGTAGAATTCGTAATGATTCCCCGTGACGGCTATAAAACCGATGTTTCAAAGATTAAAGGTCTTTTAGATGAAACAGTCGGAGCCGTTATTATGCAGCAGCCCAACCGCTTCGGTACAATCGAAGACTGTGAAGCTGTAGGAAAAATGGTAGAAGGCACCAAAACCCAGTTTGTAATGAGCTGCAATCCTATTTCTTTGGCAATCCTAAAAACGCCGAAAGAATGCGGTGCTTCAATTGCTTTGGGTGAAGGACAGGCTTTAGGTCTTCCTCTTGGAGCAGGCGGCCCCTATCTAGGCTTCCTTTCTACAATCGAAGACAATATGCGAAAAATCCCCGGAAGAATCATCGGACAGTCAACCGACCATGACGGAAGAAGAGCCTTTGTTTTAACTCTTCAAGCCCGCGAACAACATATCAGACGCGAAAAAGCAAGCTCCAGTATATGTTCCAATCAAGCGCTTTGTGCTTTAAGAGCTTCAATGTTTATGTCTGCCTATGGAAAAGAAGGATTAAAAACCGTTGCAAATGTTTCTTTAAGCAATGCGCACTACTTTGCCGATGAGCTTAAAAAAATCGGTTTAACCGTAAAAAATAACGGCGAGTTCTTCCACGAATTCGTAACGGACGGAAAGGGAAAGGCTGATGCAATTCTTTCAAACCTTGAAAAAAACGGTGTTTTAGGCGGTTTAAAGATTTGTGATGATGCTATTCTTTGGTGTACAACCGATGTTCTTTGCAAATGCGAACTTGACAAGGCCGTAAAAATTATTAAGGAGGTATTGTAA
- the gcvPB gene encoding aminomethyl-transferring glycine dehydrogenase subunit GcvPB, whose amino-acid sequence MSELIFEKSVKGHKFAEAKLTVPEYKLDSKYLRASDAKLPEVSELEFVRHYMELSKRTHGVDNGFYPLGSCTMKYNPKLNEEVAALPNFTNIHPLQPEHTMKGCVEVMGDLGKKLGEITGMDAFSLQPSAGAHGEFTALLVIRAYHEKRGDHARNKILVPDSAHGTNPASAAMVGCEIVNIPSDKDGNVDIEELKKTVGNDTAALMLTNPNTLGLFETHIKEIAEIVHNAGGLLYYDGANLNAIMGRVRPGDMGYDIVHLNLHKTFSTPHGGGGPGSGPIGCKKFLEEFLPVPVVTGSDGSYKLDYNRPNSIGRVRNFYGNFLVFLRAYAYILTLGSEGIRESSGYAVLNANYLKKKLEKEYEVAFDRTCMHEFVLTLDKIKEETGVSALDIAKGLIDDGIHPPTMYFPLIVHEALMFEPTETESKSTLDFTAEVMIKLKKEAYSNPEKLHGYPYTRPIGRVDETKAAREPVLRYKACCCDCK is encoded by the coding sequence ATGAGCGAATTGATTTTTGAAAAATCCGTAAAGGGTCATAAATTTGCCGAAGCAAAATTAACCGTACCCGAATACAAACTTGATTCAAAATATTTAAGAGCAAGCGATGCAAAACTTCCTGAAGTTTCGGAACTTGAATTTGTCCGCCACTATATGGAATTAAGCAAGAGAACTCACGGCGTAGATAACGGCTTTTATCCCTTAGGTTCTTGTACAATGAAGTATAATCCTAAGCTCAATGAAGAAGTTGCCGCTCTTCCGAACTTTACCAATATTCACCCCTTGCAGCCTGAACACACAATGAAAGGCTGTGTTGAAGTTATGGGCGACTTAGGTAAAAAACTCGGTGAAATTACCGGTATGGATGCCTTCTCCCTCCAGCCCTCAGCAGGTGCTCACGGAGAATTCACAGCCCTTTTGGTAATCCGAGCCTATCACGAAAAACGCGGCGATCATGCCCGAAACAAGATTTTGGTTCCCGATTCGGCACACGGTACAAACCCTGCCAGTGCTGCAATGGTCGGATGCGAAATCGTAAACATTCCTTCAGATAAAGACGGAAACGTTGATATCGAAGAATTAAAAAAGACTGTAGGAAACGATACTGCAGCCCTCATGCTTACAAACCCGAACACCCTCGGTCTCTTTGAAACCCATATCAAAGAAATTGCCGAAATTGTTCACAATGCAGGCGGCTTATTGTACTATGACGGTGCTAACCTTAACGCAATTATGGGAAGAGTAAGACCCGGAGACATGGGTTACGATATAGTTCACTTGAACTTGCATAAAACATTCTCAACTCCCCACGGAGGCGGAGGTCCGGGAAGCGGCCCTATCGGTTGTAAAAAATTCCTCGAAGAATTCTTACCTGTTCCTGTAGTTACCGGTTCTGACGGCAGCTATAAGTTAGACTATAACCGCCCGAACTCAATCGGAAGGGTTAGAAACTTCTATGGAAACTTCCTCGTATTCTTGCGTGCCTATGCCTATATCTTAACTCTCGGAAGCGAGGGCATAAGGGAAAGTTCAGGCTATGCCGTCTTAAATGCAAACTATCTAAAGAAAAAGCTTGAAAAAGAATATGAAGTTGCCTTTGACAGAACCTGTATGCACGAGTTTGTTCTCACCCTTGACAAGATCAAGGAAGAGACAGGTGTAAGTGCCCTTGACATAGCTAAGGGCTTAATCGACGACGGTATCCATCCGCCGACGATGTACTTCCCGCTCATCGTACACGAAGCCTTGATGTTTGAACCTACGGAAACTGAAAGCAAGTCCACATTGGACTTTACAGCCGAAGTTATGATCAAACTCAAAAAAGAAGCTTATTCAAATCCCGAAAAGCTTCACGGCTATCCCTACACACGCCCCATCGGCCGCGTAGACGAAACAAAGGCAGCCCGAGAACCTGTTTTAAGGTACAAGGCTTGCTGCTGTGACTGTAAATAA
- a CDS encoding type IIL restriction-modification enzyme MmeI, which translates to MAVLSLNEIKLRAQQFVLNWKDKAATAREEADAQTFENEFFAIFGVPRSKIAVFEQKVKLQDGSNGYIDLFWKGYILIEMKTPGKDRKKAFEQAKTYANALSNSDMPKGILICDFCNFDYWEPLKTSVFRGFP; encoded by the coding sequence ATGGCTGTACTTTCATTAAACGAAATAAAACTAAGGGCACAACAATTTGTACTGAATTGGAAAGATAAGGCTGCAACCGCACGGGAAGAGGCGGATGCCCAAACATTTGAAAACGAATTCTTTGCAATCTTCGGCGTTCCGAGGAGTAAAATTGCCGTTTTTGAACAAAAGGTAAAACTGCAAGACGGCTCAAACGGTTATATAGACCTTTTTTGGAAAGGTTACATTCTTATCGAAATGAAAACGCCCGGTAAGGACAGAAAAAAAGCCTTTGAACAGGCAAAAACTTATGCCAATGCGCTAAGTAATTCCGATATGCCTAAGGGAATTCTTATTTGCGATTTTTGCAATTTTGATTATTGGGAGCCTCTAAAAACATCAGTTTTTAGAGGGTTTCCTTAA
- a CDS encoding helix-turn-helix transcriptional regulator yields the protein MSSIDIALMCRALSDSTRLEIIQMLNDGEKCACKILEKFSITQPTLSYHMKILTDCGLVLTRKESKWINYSLDKKKLKTFQKEINALTDKK from the coding sequence ATGAGTTCTATAGATATAGCTTTGATGTGCAGGGCATTGAGCGACAGTACCCGTTTGGAAATAATTCAGATGTTAAACGATGGGGAAAAATGTGCCTGCAAGATTTTGGAAAAATTTTCAATTACACAGCCGACCCTTTCGTATCACATGAAAATATTAACCGACTGCGGTCTTGTTCTCACTCGAAAAGAATCCAAATGGATTAATTATTCTCTCGACAAGAAAAAACTTAAAACATTTCAAAAAGAAATTAACGCCTTAACCGATAAAAAATAA
- a CDS encoding nitroreductase family protein, with translation MNTFLELAKSRHSVRSYEKRAVEAEKLNCILEAGRIAPTAANMQPCRFLVLNDEAAMSKLQKACTPHGAPLAIVVCADKKAVWVRPFDKASMTDIDASIAADHMMMCAQDMGLSSCWITYFKPDVVRAEFNIPDDLIPVNILVIGYGKEAAKSPDRYDDERNPMDMIVQYSSF, from the coding sequence ATGAACACATTTTTGGAACTCGCCAAAAGCAGACATTCCGTGAGGAGTTATGAAAAGCGTGCTGTTGAGGCGGAAAAGCTTAACTGTATTTTGGAAGCGGGGCGTATTGCTCCTACGGCAGCGAATATGCAGCCCTGCCGTTTTCTTGTTTTAAATGACGAGGCGGCGATGAGTAAGCTGCAAAAAGCATGTACTCCGCACGGGGCACCGCTTGCCATTGTGGTATGCGCCGACAAAAAAGCGGTGTGGGTTCGCCCCTTTGACAAGGCGAGCATGACAGATATTGATGCGAGTATCGCTGCCGACCACATGATGATGTGCGCTCAAGACATGGGGCTTTCAAGCTGTTGGATTACTTATTTTAAGCCCGATGTAGTGCGTGCCGAATTCAATATCCCCGATGATTTGATTCCGGTAAACATTTTGGTTATCGGTTACGGAAAAGAAGCGGCAAAATCGCCTGACCGCTATGACGATGAGCGGAATCCGATGGACATGATAGTTCAATACTCATCATTTTAG